The Eleginops maclovinus isolate JMC-PN-2008 ecotype Puerto Natales chromosome 10, JC_Emac_rtc_rv5, whole genome shotgun sequence nucleotide sequence tctgcaacttctataggtgcaccatcgagagtatcctgactggctgcatcaccgcctggtctggcagttgcaccgccctcaaacgtaagactctacagagggtggtgaaaactgctcagcacatcaccaggacggagctgccatccatggaggacctctacacaCTCAAAGAAATAACTTGTAGAATTTACTTAATAAAATCCTTGTAAGTATTTGCACTCAAACTTTCTAAGTAAATTTTAATCCTGTTATATCAAGTATAACGTCGCTGTCCGATGAAAACCTCGTATGTCCATTTTTGCCGATTTTGAGATTTTACGATGGATACAATGTCCAGGTTCATTTCCGTATACAGTATGCGTCGCGTACCTAAGTGACCAATGAAAAGTTGTGAAATCATGTCATCTGATTTTCAAGTATATCCATTTGGTGTCAAAGCTGTCAATCACGCCGCGTATCTCCCGCTCTGTGGAGCCATCTCAGCTGTCTTGTGTCATCTCATTAGCGTCTCTGGAAGCGCATCATCGGGTAGCTGAATAACACTTTGAATGTAAGGTATTTcgtttttttgtcaactgtactCAAGTTTAATCTAGTTGCAATATATTCACAACTGTTATTTACCGGTAGGCCTAAATTATCTAGATTAAGTAATTGTCATCTAATTAAGTAATTGTCatctaatatttttattgtgaaccTGGCTGACGAACGTAAGATAATAACTAAGCTCTCCACAGTTGCTATTTTATAATTCCACCTGTAGTAGCAGTAGTGAGCCTAATTAGTCGTGCTTGAATCacctgaagaagaaaagggaataaacaggaacgGGCTAACTGGAGTTTAGTGAAATGGcagcttcatttttcattttcttttctgcaatacagtgccaaataaatatcattttgatgATAGCCTGGTGAGACAATAGCTTTCCTTTACAGTGGGCCTAACTTTATCGCTAGAAAAAGTTTTCCCCTTGTCGCCTGAGACGTAGGTCTAGGAGTGGAGGAGTGACGTTAGACCTACCGTAATTCGTTTTTTTTGGCACGGTAGGTCTCGTTACAACCTCTGTCTAGCTTGTTAGCGTACTGATTCATTATCCCATAGTTAGCAGGAGACATAATTATGAAGGGACAATGAATCAGTTCACTGATTTTCATACTGACAAGATAAATAGGCTATGCTCAGTTTATTAAATAGCCTTAGGTTGGACTTAGGCTATTTAATAAACTTAGCGTAGCCTATTCATCTGTCAGTATGAAACGCGACTTGCCCATTCATGATCGGAAGAACGCGTATCGACCACCGTTACTGTAAAATATGCACGTATATCCATTTAAACtagattttggtaaaatgtgaaCTATACCTTCACACTGGCAATATTACGATTATAATTAAAGATGACGTACCAAGTATGACAATGCTACGTTTAACTGCTTTGAAATTagggtgtttttttcatttcctgaaaaGTAACCGTTTTGGATGTACGTGAGTTTCATCGGACAGCGACGATAACTTACTTACCAGTATCAAGTACAATGTACTTACTACTAACCTTAACATTTGTGAAGATATTaagtaaatgttatttaattattttcatacaAGGACCATCAGTTATCAAAATATTAAGTAAATCTTACATGTCTGTAATATTTACTGTTATGAAGTGAATAAGTAGATTTTACTAATTTTTTCTGTTTGATAATTACGTAGTTGTATTAAGTTGTTTTACTCACTCTACTTATGCAATGttacttattttcttttgataaatCTTAACCTTATGCAGTTAATATACTTCTACCACATaccacacaattaaaatgtaatgcaattaactgtttatttagtCAGAACAGCCATGCTCACTGATGGAGATACTCCATCATTCACACATTATATTATCTTAACGTTGGGGCGGGGGGCAACAAAAAATGTCGGAGGTCCGTTGAATGCTCATTCACATGACTGCTTTTCTTcaccaatttttttttaaaataactaaaatatcaCTGGTGGTGACCATACATACTGCCTGTCAAAATGTTTAACCCATGTTTTAAGGGCATCAAATAGAAATGAGAATATcacaaggaagaaaaaaaacacaacaggaggTGAAGTTTTACAGCGACAGAGCTAACACCACCAAAAttctaaaaggaaaatatgttttaccaTTAGTAAAATTAACAATCAATGCCACTCCAACCCAATGTTTTTGTCTCCAAGTATTACAATATATCAAAGATAAAACACTCCATTTGTCGGCAAATATTACAAAGATGTGGTTGTGTCAATATTATCTTGCtctcaaagacaaacacacatacaacacaacacataacACAAATTAACGGGAAGCCAAAAGCATTTGACAACTTCCAACAACTGGTTGGGATGGTGATCAGGTGGAAGCATTTAAGCCAGCAATTTGGACtttaaagcttgtatttttGGGGACAGCTTAATGCCATCCAAATCCAAGAAAAGTTTTTGGAAAACTTCAAAAGTGTATCGAAGAGCTGGTGGATATGCAAGGTTGAGGGCATAAATGAGTCCCATAAGCAATGCGCATGCTTTAGCGGTGCATCCACATCCTTCGATCATCTCCTTTCCTTCAACAATGATGGACACAGCTGGATCCTCTGCACCATGAACCACCAGGATTTTGAGGACATGTTGCATGGCATCACTGCGGCAGTCCTCCTGCATacaatttacaagaaaaaaagacagttcTATTGAGCGACAAATCAGAATTTCTTCATTCATAATGACGTCATTTCCAGAAAGTAAATCATTAAGCTGATTCTGAGCTGTAATCATACTTTACCTGGCAATCTTCAAAAAGGTCCTCCCCTTTCTCACCCAGGTACACAATGAGGCTGCGGATAACAGTGTCACGTTTCTCCTCAATGCTTTGGTTCTGTTAACAGTTTAATATAGTGTCAATATTGAAGCCTTATTCATAAACAATGAACTGTCTCAGGAAAACACAAGAGCATACTGTACATGCGGAGGAGTCATGTGAGCCAGTGTTGAAGCTACTGAGTGTGAGAATTTGTGCTGTATATGCTtacgaatgtgtgtgtgagaagagagTCAGAAAACTGAAGGTCCATCTTCCTACAAAAAAGTGAGCAAGCACACCTGACTTAGTCTGTACAAAAACGGTCTCAGCGTGGTCCCCAAAACACCTCCCTTTGCCTTCATCAGGGTAATAAGTTTCGGTGTGTAGTTGTCAAGTTTGTACATGAAGCTCTGCTCCAGGGACATTGTAGATATCCTCCTGAATTCTTCCTTGATCTGCAATGACATAAATGACAAATACAATAATCAGGAAAGGAGATCAATAATCTGGTGCTAAATGAAAGTTCAAATTATGAGAGAATTTAAACCTTCCAGATATTCATGGTGATATTTATTATAGAAACATTGTTAGTGCCCAAACATTGTTAGTTACAGTTCATACTTGTAAGAGTATAGATTCACCTACCCCATCTTCACAAAACAATGCAGGCCATCTCTCTCTGAAGATCTCAGCAGTTGGACTTTCACTCACAATCTCAAGCCTTCGAATCGAGAATGTTTTGGCCATTTTCTCTTGAATCACCTTGTTGTTGTTACTCTTCTTTACCTCATTAAGAAGTTCCTGTCTTTCAATCTCCAGACTGTTGCTTGTTTCTCCACTTGGATGTGGAGGAAGGTAGTTCACCTCTGCTTCTGGTTATGAACCGAAGCTCGTCTACAATCTCATCTATACACCTAATAGAGACGTTGAAGATGCAGTCTAATTTAAGTAATAGGGACCCAAGCTCATCAACAATGACTTGAACAAAATCTTCACcctcactgacaagtgtttCATCAGAAGTAACTTCACTTTCATCTACCAGCCAACTACCATCCTCTGTTCCCTGACTTGAGTATGTCTGAAATATAGCATGTTTAAAATCGTCAAGGCTGTGAGGATTGTGCTTCCTACTTTTGTGTGAGGCAAAAGTAGAATAAATATTAGTAGTGTAATCACAAtccttaaaaacacaatgaacagTTTCGTGCTTTTTTAGATGAACTGCAATGTGTTCAAAATATTGCCTCTCGGTGTGAACACTATATGAATTGCATACAAgacatgaaaatgaattaatttgCCCTAACTGTTCTGCTTTCCTATGATCTCTAGACAAATGGGTAT carries:
- the LOC134870419 gene encoding uncharacterized protein LOC134870419: MAKTFSIRRLEIVSESPTAEIFRERWPALFCEDGIKEEFRRISTMSLEQSFMYKLDNYTPKLITLMKAKGGVLGTTLRPFLYRLSQNQSIEEKRDTVIRSLIVYLGEKGEDLFEDCQEDCRSDAMQHVLKILVVHGAEDPAVSIIVEGKEMIEGCGCTAKACALLMGLIYALNLAYPPALRYTFEVFQKLFLDLDGIKLSPKIQALKSKLLA